From one Lotus japonicus ecotype B-129 chromosome 3, LjGifu_v1.2 genomic stretch:
- the LOC130746831 gene encoding transcription activator GLK1 isoform X2, which translates to MLTVSPLKSTMEIMENFSIGEGHHHVDFADLSDGNLLECIDFDDLFAGIDVLPDLEVNMEMLAEFSVSSGSDIELSVSGANSKSDCDRNDCLVTEKEKQDEEYKGASSDSSGSNSGSEEIVSKRDQSAEANPSPKEGDKGRKSSSSAQSKNPQGKRKVDWTPELHRRFVQAVEQLGVDKAVPSRILEIMGIDCLTRHNIASHLQKYRSHRKHLLARDAEAARWSQRRQVFGGGGGAGKRDINPWVAPTMGFPPNHMTPPPMHHFRPLHVWGHHMDHHSFMHMWPKHPPPPYAPPPPAWHQRAPNAPTPGTPCFPQPLTTTRFGAPTVPGIPPPPPPRAIGVLAGQTPPPPPLFDFHPSKESIDAALGDVLSKPWLPLPLGLKAPALDGVIGELQRQGVPRLPPSCA; encoded by the exons ATGCTCACTGTGTCGCCTTTGAAGAGCACAATGGAGATCATGGAGAATTTTTCAATCGGAGAAGGTCATCATCATGTTGACTTTGCTGACCTTTCAGATGGGAACTTGTTGGAATGCATTGACTTCGACGACCTCTTCGCCGGCATCGATGTCTTACCGGATCTGGAGGTGAACATGGAAATGCTTGCTGAGTTCTCAGTCAGCAGTGGCAGCGATATTGAGTTATCGGTTTCGGGTGCAAATAGCAAATCTGATTGTGATAGGAATGATTGTTTAGTTACTGAGAAGGAAAAACAAGATGAAGAATATAAAggggcttcttcagattcttctggtAGCAATTCAGGGTCTGAGGAGATAGTGAGCAAAAGAGACCAATCAGCCGAGGCGAATCCATCTCCTAAGGAAGGTgacaaaggaagaaaatcatcatcatcagctcAATCAAAGAATCCTCAAGGGAAGAGAAAG GTGGATTGGACACCAGAATTGCACAGGCGATTCGTGCAAGCAGTGGAACAGCTTGGAGTAGATAAGGCTGTGCCTTCAAGGATTTTGGAGATTATGGGAATTGACTGCCTCACTCGCCATAACATTGCTAGCCACCTTCAA AAATATCGATCGCATAGGAAGCATTTACTAGCGCGTGACGCTGAAGCAGCAAGATGGAGTCAACGGAGGCAAGTgtttggtggtggaggaggagcagGGAAGAGAGATATAAACCCTTGGGTTGCACCCACCATGGGTTTCCCTCCCAATCACATGACACCACCACCAATGCACCATTTTAGACCTTTACATGTTTGGGGCCATCATATGGACCACCACTCCTTCATGCACATGTGGCCTAAacatccaccgccaccatatgcaccaccaccaccagcatGGCACCAAAGG GCTCCAAACGCACCAACACCAGGAACTCCGTGTTTTCCACAACCTCTGACAACAACG AGATTTGGAGCTCCAACTGTTCCGGGcattccaccaccaccaccacctcgcGCCATTGGCGTCCTCGCCGGGCAAacacctcctccaccacccctCTTCGACTTTCATCCg TCAAAGGAAAGCATTGATGCAGCCCTTGGTGATGTTTTATCTAAACCATGGTTGCCACTGCCTCTTGGCCTTAAAGCTCCAGCACTTGATGGTGTCATTGGTGAATTGCAGAGACAAGGAGTTCCCAGACTTCCACCCTCTTGTGCTTGA
- the LOC130746831 gene encoding transcription activator GLK1 isoform X3: MLTVSPLKSTMEIMENFSIGEGHHHVDFADLSDGNLLECIDFDDLFAGIDVLPDLEVNMEMLAEFSVSSGSDIELSVSGANSKSDCDRNDCLVTEKEKQDEEYKGASSDSSGSNSGSEEIVSKRDQSAEANPSPKEGDKGRKSSSSAQSKNPQGKRKVKVDWTPELHRRFVQAVEQLGVDKAVPSRILEIMGIDCLTRHNIASHLQKYRSHRKHLLARDAEAARWSQRRQVFGGGGGAGKRDINPWVAPTMGFPPNHMTPPPMHHFRPLHVWGHHMDHHSFMHMWPKHPPPPYAPPPPAWHQRAPNAPTPGTPCFPQPLTTTVTIRPTFWNHS; this comes from the exons ATGCTCACTGTGTCGCCTTTGAAGAGCACAATGGAGATCATGGAGAATTTTTCAATCGGAGAAGGTCATCATCATGTTGACTTTGCTGACCTTTCAGATGGGAACTTGTTGGAATGCATTGACTTCGACGACCTCTTCGCCGGCATCGATGTCTTACCGGATCTGGAGGTGAACATGGAAATGCTTGCTGAGTTCTCAGTCAGCAGTGGCAGCGATATTGAGTTATCGGTTTCGGGTGCAAATAGCAAATCTGATTGTGATAGGAATGATTGTTTAGTTACTGAGAAGGAAAAACAAGATGAAGAATATAAAggggcttcttcagattcttctggtAGCAATTCAGGGTCTGAGGAGATAGTGAGCAAAAGAGACCAATCAGCCGAGGCGAATCCATCTCCTAAGGAAGGTgacaaaggaagaaaatcatcatcatcagctcAATCAAAGAATCCTCAAGGGAAGAGAAAGGTGAAA GTGGATTGGACACCAGAATTGCACAGGCGATTCGTGCAAGCAGTGGAACAGCTTGGAGTAGATAAGGCTGTGCCTTCAAGGATTTTGGAGATTATGGGAATTGACTGCCTCACTCGCCATAACATTGCTAGCCACCTTCAA AAATATCGATCGCATAGGAAGCATTTACTAGCGCGTGACGCTGAAGCAGCAAGATGGAGTCAACGGAGGCAAGTgtttggtggtggaggaggagcagGGAAGAGAGATATAAACCCTTGGGTTGCACCCACCATGGGTTTCCCTCCCAATCACATGACACCACCACCAATGCACCATTTTAGACCTTTACATGTTTGGGGCCATCATATGGACCACCACTCCTTCATGCACATGTGGCCTAAacatccaccgccaccatatgcaccaccaccaccagcatGGCACCAAAGG GCTCCAAACGCACCAACACCAGGAACTCCGTGTTTTCCACAACCTCTGACAACAACGGTGACTATTCGCCCCACTTTTTGGAATCATTCAT AG
- the LOC130746831 gene encoding transcription activator GLK1 isoform X1: protein MLTVSPLKSTMEIMENFSIGEGHHHVDFADLSDGNLLECIDFDDLFAGIDVLPDLEVNMEMLAEFSVSSGSDIELSVSGANSKSDCDRNDCLVTEKEKQDEEYKGASSDSSGSNSGSEEIVSKRDQSAEANPSPKEGDKGRKSSSSAQSKNPQGKRKVKVDWTPELHRRFVQAVEQLGVDKAVPSRILEIMGIDCLTRHNIASHLQKYRSHRKHLLARDAEAARWSQRRQVFGGGGGAGKRDINPWVAPTMGFPPNHMTPPPMHHFRPLHVWGHHMDHHSFMHMWPKHPPPPYAPPPPAWHQRAPNAPTPGTPCFPQPLTTTRFGAPTVPGIPPPPPPRAIGVLAGQTPPPPPLFDFHPSKESIDAALGDVLSKPWLPLPLGLKAPALDGVIGELQRQGVPRLPPSCA, encoded by the exons ATGCTCACTGTGTCGCCTTTGAAGAGCACAATGGAGATCATGGAGAATTTTTCAATCGGAGAAGGTCATCATCATGTTGACTTTGCTGACCTTTCAGATGGGAACTTGTTGGAATGCATTGACTTCGACGACCTCTTCGCCGGCATCGATGTCTTACCGGATCTGGAGGTGAACATGGAAATGCTTGCTGAGTTCTCAGTCAGCAGTGGCAGCGATATTGAGTTATCGGTTTCGGGTGCAAATAGCAAATCTGATTGTGATAGGAATGATTGTTTAGTTACTGAGAAGGAAAAACAAGATGAAGAATATAAAggggcttcttcagattcttctggtAGCAATTCAGGGTCTGAGGAGATAGTGAGCAAAAGAGACCAATCAGCCGAGGCGAATCCATCTCCTAAGGAAGGTgacaaaggaagaaaatcatcatcatcagctcAATCAAAGAATCCTCAAGGGAAGAGAAAGGTGAAA GTGGATTGGACACCAGAATTGCACAGGCGATTCGTGCAAGCAGTGGAACAGCTTGGAGTAGATAAGGCTGTGCCTTCAAGGATTTTGGAGATTATGGGAATTGACTGCCTCACTCGCCATAACATTGCTAGCCACCTTCAA AAATATCGATCGCATAGGAAGCATTTACTAGCGCGTGACGCTGAAGCAGCAAGATGGAGTCAACGGAGGCAAGTgtttggtggtggaggaggagcagGGAAGAGAGATATAAACCCTTGGGTTGCACCCACCATGGGTTTCCCTCCCAATCACATGACACCACCACCAATGCACCATTTTAGACCTTTACATGTTTGGGGCCATCATATGGACCACCACTCCTTCATGCACATGTGGCCTAAacatccaccgccaccatatgcaccaccaccaccagcatGGCACCAAAGG GCTCCAAACGCACCAACACCAGGAACTCCGTGTTTTCCACAACCTCTGACAACAACG AGATTTGGAGCTCCAACTGTTCCGGGcattccaccaccaccaccacctcgcGCCATTGGCGTCCTCGCCGGGCAAacacctcctccaccacccctCTTCGACTTTCATCCg TCAAAGGAAAGCATTGATGCAGCCCTTGGTGATGTTTTATCTAAACCATGGTTGCCACTGCCTCTTGGCCTTAAAGCTCCAGCACTTGATGGTGTCATTGGTGAATTGCAGAGACAAGGAGTTCCCAGACTTCCACCCTCTTGTGCTTGA